In Brachypodium distachyon strain Bd21 chromosome 2, Brachypodium_distachyon_v3.0, whole genome shotgun sequence, one genomic interval encodes:
- the LOC112271083 gene encoding uncharacterized protein LOC112271083, producing MVLAPHVQDNRFPTTEGFPRELWRALQMCGYDERPEYKVHEELDHATVVGYQAEVVILAKDEPGSRPYRFKGIKTNIPHTAIQIVAWQALSRLRVLLPEMGQRAYHYYPGQATSSEHYIAPDPINEPDPATAHMAFYTRSQDYALRCVITDLVDCRQELRDTRAQLRQLQHQGQSSGGRQMSTPVRDIPVDTEEPPPRTRRNLLTVRQYLRQFVYPPTRTEDSPPAQRLRLAPSVPEEDEEASEEDPEERIPEPADPTEEDATTPSHREE from the coding sequence ATGGTACTTGCCCCGCACGTTCAGGACAACCGTTTTCCAACGACGGAAGGTTTCCCAAGAGAGCTTTGGCGGGCACTTCAAATGTGTGGCTACGACGAGAGACCTGAATACAAGGTGCACGAGGAATTGGACCATGCCACAGTAGTTGGCTACCAGGCTGAGGTAGTCATCCTTGCCAAGGATGAACCCGGGAGCCGCCCCTACCGTTTCAAGGGCATCAAGACCAACATCCCCCACACTGCCATCCAGATAGTCGCCTGGCAGGCACTCTCACGACTTCGAGTTCTACTGCCAGAGATGGGGCAGCGCGCCTACCATTACTATCCAGGACAGGCGACGTCCTCCGAGCACTACATTGCCCCTGACCCCATCAACGAGCCCGATCCAGCTACGGCACACATGGCTTTCTACACCCGCAGTCAGGATTACGCCCTTCGATGTGTGATCACCGACCTAGTGGATTGTCGTCAGGAGCTTCGCGACACTCGAGCTCAGCTACGTCAACTCCAGCATCAGGGACAGTCTTCAGGAGGTAGACAGATGTCCACGCCCGTCCGCGACATCCCCGTCGACACCGAGGAGCCACCTCCGAGGACGCGTCGCAATCTTCTGACTGTTAGGCAGTACCTCCGCCAGTTCGTGTATCCACCTACCAGGACTGAGGACTCCCCTCCAGCACAGCGTCTACGCCTAGCACCGTCTGTAccagaggaggatgaggaggcgaGTGAGGAAGACCCTGAGGAGCGTATACCCGAGCCAGCGGACCCAACAGAGGAGGACGCCACTACCCCATCTCACCGCGAGGAGTAG